From one Catellatospora sp. IY07-71 genomic stretch:
- a CDS encoding type II toxin-antitoxin system VapB family antitoxin, with amino-acid sequence MAKMLIDIDEELLADAAEVFGTKTKKDTVNTALRESAAQRRRAEALAKLREFGDAGYFDELLDKKNYRPKP; translated from the coding sequence ATGGCGAAGATGCTGATCGACATCGACGAGGAGCTGCTCGCCGACGCCGCCGAGGTCTTCGGCACGAAGACCAAGAAGGACACCGTCAACACCGCCCTGCGGGAGAGCGCCGCCCAGCGCAGGCGCGCGGAAGCCCTTGCCAAGCTGCGTGAATTCGGTGACGCAGGATACTTCGACGAGCTTCTGGATAAGAAGAACTATCGTCCTAAGCCGTGA